A part of Oncorhynchus clarkii lewisi isolate Uvic-CL-2024 unplaced genomic scaffold, UVic_Ocla_1.0 unplaced_contig_632_pilon_pilon, whole genome shotgun sequence genomic DNA contains:
- the LOC139396662 gene encoding NADPH oxidase organizer 1-like, which translates to MTNMEEQRYPVNIRLIGVMHKEKSKMYMTSVLWSDQNDIIVYRTFKDFKTLNEQMKKKFPPANPLKKSDRIIPRFRDWRMKINTKNNGPSKSVVQLKFLEKYCSELLSCDPRVSQCPELIRYFHPKDQDLQPEFAKNSIMIMPSEDSAGHDKSVNIGNVTQPFVTEAYRCMAPYETKDTKNRPFKVAVDENLDVLIKDKAGWWLVENEDKRMAWFPAPYLEKVEGNEDDDSDESYGESVLYSAVRSYKATNRDEVSMDIGSVVEVLQKSDNGWWLIRYNGKSGFVPAMYLQPYNNPRVRLAALNLAQLQVHSSSSDHTLAGHSHERSHSQGNILQPPGSQPSTPNQLKPTDKLKSHSFNVLTVPRPSPSPVMVTTPAPAYPSKGTPMPTIMVEVDGEVDRRKRSLAGSMGSEGSDFSFSDDLSSSSCSSSLNLSRADMDERLRRARTPPPMVADRLNPDSGVLEGRMVHGRSDPNLFKMAPTTPKVPPRPRVQEILTRCTTVTRKNASKAKLSPAPAVILSR; encoded by the exons ATGACTAACATGGAGGAGCAACGGTATCCGGTTAATATCCGACTGATTGGAGTAATGCACAAGGAGAAAAGCAAA ATGTACATGACATCGGTGCTTTGGTCAGATCAGAATGACATCATTGTTTACAGAACCTTCAAGGACTTCAAGACACTTAAT GAACAAATGAAGAAGAAATTCCCACCTGCGAACCCACTTAAAAAATCGGACAGAATTATTCCTAGATTTCGAG ACTGGAggatgaagataaacacaaagaATAATGGTCCAAGCAAGTCGGTGGTCCAGCTCAAGTTTTTGGAGAAATACTGCAGCGAGCTCCTCAGCTGTGACCCGCGCGTCTCACAATGTCCTGAACTCATCCGGTACTTCCACCCCAAGGACCAAGATCTACAGCCAGAGTTTGCCAAGAATAG TATCATGATCATGCCTTCAGAGGATTCCGCTGGACATGACAAGAGTGTCAACATTGGAAACGTTACGCAGCCGTTCGTAACAGAGGCATACCGGTGCATGGCACCCTATGAGACCAAAGACACCAAGAACCGGCCGTTCAAAGTGGCCGTGGACGAAAACTTGGATGTGCTCATCAAAGACAAAGCAG GCTGGTGGCTGGTGGAGAATGAGGACAAGCGTATGGCCTGGTTCCCTGCTCCATACCTGGAGAAGGTAGAGGGGAATGAGGATGACGATAGTGACGAGTCCTATGGAGAAA GCGTGCTGTACAGTGCTGTCAGAAGCTACAAAGCCACAAATAGAGACGAGGTGTCTATGGACATTGGCTCAGTGGTGGAAGTCCTGCAGAAGTCTGACAATGGCTGGTGGCTGATCAG ATACAACGGCAAGAGCGGCTTCGTACCTGCCATGTACCTGCAGCCCTACAACAACCCCCGTGTCCGCCTGGCGGCTCTCAACCTGGCCCAGCTACAGGTCCACAGCTCCAGCTCTGACCACACGCTGGCCGGACACTCCCACGAGCGCAGCCATTCCCAAGGCAACATCCTGCAGCCGCCCGGCTCCCAACCTTCCACACCAAATCAGCTCAAGCCTACCGACAAGCTCAAGTCTCATTCTTTTAATGTTCTAACTGTGCCTCGGCCTAGCCCTTCACCTGTGATGGTCACCACCCCCGCCCCGGCATACCCTAGCAAGGGCACTCCAATGCCTACTATCATGGTGGAGGTGGATGGGGAGGTGGATAGACGCAAGCGCAGCCTCGCCGGCAGCATGGGAAGCGAGGGCAGTGACTTCAGCTTCAGCGACGACCTCAGTTCGTCATCCTGCAGCTCGTCCCTCAACCTGAGCCGCGCCGACATGGACGAGCGTCTCCGGCGCGCCCGCACACCGCCGCCCATGGTGGCCGACCGTCTCAATCCCGACAGTGGCGTGTTGGAGGGGAGGATGGTCCACGGAAGATCTGACCCAAACCTGTTCAAGATGGCCCCAACCACCCCCAAGGTGCCCCCCAGGCCCAGGGTGCAGGAGATCCTGACGCGCTGCACTACAGTCACGCGCAAGAACGCCTCCAAAGCCAAGCTGTCACCAGCGCCTGCTGTGATACTGAGCCGCTAA